In Armatimonadota bacterium, the genomic stretch CGGTTTCAAGGTCTCGCATCTCACCAACCATGATGATGTCAGGGTCTTGCCGAAGGTAGGCGCGAAGAGCAGTCGCAAAGGTCAGACCCGCTTTTCGGTTCATCTGAACCTGGGCAATACCGTTTAGCTGGTATTCAATCGGGTCTTCAGCGGTGATGATGTTGACGCCGACGGTGTTGAGGATGTTAAGAACCGAATACTGTGTGGTGGTCTTTCCTGATCCCGTAGGACCAGTGCAGAGAAACATTCCGTTGGGCTGACTTACGAGCTCTTCGATCTTGAGCTGATTCTCTTCAGTAAAGCCGATGCTGTCAAGACCGAGCAAGACGCTGGTCTTATCCAGAATACGCATAACGATCTTTTCGCCGAATGGCGTAGGGATCGAGCTAACACGAAGGTCAATTTCTTTCTGCCCGTGACGAACCTCGATACGACCGTCCTGAGGAATACGTCGCTCAGCGATGTTCATGTCCGCCATGATCTTGTAGCGGCTGATCAGCGGGGCCATGAGGTTCTTAGGAACCGTCATCGCTTCCATGAGAACGCCGTCAATGCGATATCGAACCCGAATGGCTCGTGCACCTGGCTCAACGTGGATGTCCGAGGCCCGGTCAGTAATCGCCTGTTGGATGATGGCACTGGCAAGCTTGATGATTGGAGCAGCGTCGGCAGCAGCTTCATCTTCTCGCGTCCCGATCTCCTCGAAATCCGATCCTTGCTTGACGCCAGCGTCGGCCATGATCTTTGCAAAGTTTGTGTTCGCCGGAGCAGCTGCGGCTGGCGTGTTATCAACCGGAGCCGCATTAGAAGCCGAGTAATACTTCTTGATAGCATCTTCGATCGCACCTGGTACCGCAAGGACTGGCACGACTCGGCAACCAGAGGCAAGTCGCAAATCGTCAATCGCCGCAATGTTGCTCGCATTCTTCATCGCAACGTACAGCGTCTGACCGTCCTTACGAACCGGAATAGCGGTGTGGTTCTTAACGATCCGCTCCGGCACAACGTTAAGCGCGCTTGAGTCAATCGTCATGCGGTCGAGGTCCGCAAAGCCAAGCCCCATCTCCTGGGCCTTACCTTGCAAAACTTCACGCTCACCCGCAAAGCCCAACTGCACGATGACCTTGTCAATCGGCGAGTTGGTTTGCTGCGACATCTTTGTCGCCTCGTTAGCCTGATCCGCGGACATAAAGCCCTTCGAAATCAACCACTGAATCATCGGAACGCGTTGCGCAGCCATATTTGAACTCTCAAGCAGACTCACACTCTCCCAGAGTGAGTCAGGGGATTGTAACCCAGATCAGCCCCTTACCGATAGAGGTTTCATCGTTCCTTTGCATTATTTGACGACAATTTATCCACCGGACGGGAACTTTGAACCAAGTGCGTAGCCGAGAGCGCAAACCGCAACTCCACCCAACACTTGAAAGCTTATGTTAAGGAGTGCGGCGACTGGCTGGTTAGCGCGCAGTTGCTCAAGCAGTTCCAACGAAAATGTCGAGAAGGTCGTGAAGCCTCCCAGGACTCCGATTCCCAACAAGAGGCGCATGGGATGATCCTTCGCCCAGATCGCCGCAACCACCCCCAAAAGGAAGCTACCCGTCAAGTTGATGAGCACAGTTGCCCAAGGAAACTCACTTCGGGAGAACAGCTTCGCAAGACCGTAGCGGCTGATGCCGCCCACAGCCGCTCCCAACCCAACGAGCAGATAGTTCATGAAGACCATTTTACGGAACCCAGCTCTACTCATTCGTGTTTTGGTTGGAGTGCTTGCGACTCTTTTGTTCACTTCACACGCAATGAAACTCGTCGCCTCAGCCCGGGACCAACTCACCTGGGGGACCGTTTACGACGCCCGATACATGCCCCTAAACTATCCCGGCGGAGACGTGGCACGGGATCGCGGAGTGTGTACCGACGTGGTGATTCGAGCCTACCGAACTGTAGGACTCGATCTGCAGAAGCTCATTCACGAGGACAAGCAAAAAGCACCGTCGGGGTACCCATCA encodes the following:
- a CDS encoding ATPase, T2SS/T4P/T4SS family, whose amino-acid sequence is MAAQRVPMIQWLISKGFMSADQANEATKMSQQTNSPIDKVIVQLGFAGEREVLQGKAQEMGLGFADLDRMTIDSSALNVVPERIVKNHTAIPVRKDGQTLYVAMKNASNIAAIDDLRLASGCRVVPVLAVPGAIEDAIKKYYSASNAAPVDNTPAAAAPANTNFAKIMADAGVKQGSDFEEIGTREDEAAADAAPIIKLASAIIQQAITDRASDIHVEPGARAIRVRYRIDGVLMEAMTVPKNLMAPLISRYKIMADMNIAERRIPQDGRIEVRHGQKEIDLRVSSIPTPFGEKIVMRILDKTSVLLGLDSIGFTEENQLKIEELVSQPNGMFLCTGPTGSGKTTTQYSVLNILNTVGVNIITAEDPIEYQLNGIAQVQMNRKAGLTFATALRAYLRQDPDIIMVGEMRDLETAEIAIESSLTGHMVLSTLHTNDAPSATLRMIDMGVEPYLIAATIVGVLAQRLGRRIDSANKEPYDVTQMDLRRFGFNVTDPEALVTLYRGIPAENNRMTGYKGRTGFHELMTMNAELAELVVRRAPLNDLKEAAKANGMKELREDGLVKVLGGITTPEEVMRVVFTAGY
- a CDS encoding CrcB family protein, with amino-acid sequence MNYLLVGLGAAVGGISRYGLAKLFSRSEFPWATVLINLTGSFLLGVVAAIWAKDHPMRLLLGIGVLGGFTTFSTFSLELLEQLRANQPVAALLNISFQVLGGVAVCALGYALGSKFPSGG